The proteins below are encoded in one region of Trueperaceae bacterium:
- the glgC gene encoding glucose-1-phosphate adenylyltransferase, with translation MTIRHKAVGMVLAGGKGSRLHPLTWKRTKPAVPFGSKYRIIDFALNNMINSGIFGMYVLTQFKAQSLTEHIQRNWRFGGILSDYFITLAPAQMYLYEELGAEWYRGTADAIYQNLHLIDAADADLVAIFSGDHIYKMDISHMIAYHLDKGADVTVAAYPTPVADATRFGVLQADRDFRITEFQEKPSAPNPMPGDPTMALASMGNYVFSRDALFEMLSSDAADDGSEHDFGKDVLPTALAQGRRLFAYDFARNPIPGQAGPNTYWRDVGTLDSYHAANMDLVAGDPEFDLYNDAWPLRTSAQYSAPAKFVQDADDRPGTAVDSLVAGGVVVSGGTVHRSVLSRRARVHGAATVERSVLFDDVSIGRRCVVRNAIIDKDVEVPDGTEIGVDAEADRARGFTVTASGVTAVPKAYRF, from the coding sequence ATGACGATTCGGCACAAGGCGGTGGGCATGGTGCTCGCCGGCGGCAAAGGTTCGCGCCTGCACCCGCTCACGTGGAAACGCACGAAACCGGCGGTGCCGTTCGGCAGCAAGTACCGCATCATCGACTTCGCGCTGAACAACATGATCAACAGCGGCATCTTCGGGATGTACGTCCTCACGCAGTTCAAGGCGCAGTCGCTGACCGAGCACATCCAACGCAACTGGCGCTTCGGGGGGATCCTCTCCGACTACTTCATCACCCTCGCGCCGGCGCAGATGTACCTCTACGAGGAGCTCGGTGCGGAGTGGTACCGGGGGACGGCGGACGCGATCTACCAGAACCTGCACCTGATCGACGCGGCCGACGCCGACCTCGTCGCGATCTTCAGCGGCGACCACATCTACAAGATGGACATCTCGCACATGATCGCGTACCACCTGGACAAGGGCGCCGACGTCACCGTCGCCGCCTACCCCACGCCGGTCGCCGACGCGACGCGCTTCGGGGTCCTGCAGGCCGACCGTGATTTCCGTATCACCGAGTTCCAGGAGAAACCGAGCGCGCCGAACCCCATGCCGGGCGACCCGACGATGGCGCTCGCCTCGATGGGGAACTACGTGTTCAGTCGCGACGCGCTGTTCGAGATGCTGTCCTCCGACGCGGCGGACGACGGCAGCGAGCACGACTTCGGCAAGGACGTGCTGCCGACCGCGCTGGCGCAGGGGCGGCGCCTGTTCGCCTACGACTTCGCGCGCAACCCCATCCCCGGGCAGGCCGGACCGAACACGTACTGGCGGGACGTCGGGACCCTCGACAGCTACCACGCGGCCAACATGGACCTCGTGGCGGGCGACCCGGAGTTCGACCTCTACAACGACGCTTGGCCGTTGCGGACGTCGGCGCAGTACAGCGCCCCGGCGAAGTTCGTGCAGGACGCCGACGACCGGCCCGGCACCGCGGTCGACAGCCTCGTCGCAGGGGGCGTCGTCGTGTCCGGAGGGACGGTCCACCGTTCGGTCCTGTCGCGCCGCGCCCGCGTCCACGGCGCCGCGACGGTGGAGCGCTCGGTCCTGTTCGACGACGTGAGCATCGGACGCCGCTGCGTCGTCCGCAACGCCATCATCGACAAGGACGTCGAGGTCCCCGACGGCACGGAGATCGGCGTCGACGCCGAAGCGGACCGGGCCCGGGGCTTCACCGTCACGGCGAGCGGCGTGACGGCGGTGCCCAAGGCGTACCGCTTCTGA
- the rlmN gene encoding 23S rRNA (adenine(2503)-C(2))-methyltransferase RlmN, which yields MSADVPLLLDLPLDDLPAEAGRGYRRDQLARWLYARGAGDVDAMTDLPRSWRAELAAGWRVDPFDGFERFASSDGSVRYLFTLPDGRRTEAVYMPYARRTTVCISSMVGCPAGCTFCATGALGFGRNLTRGEIVGQLLAVARAEGVEPTAIRNVVLMGMGEALLNYDAAVSAIRTLIDPRGLDLSPRRITLSTVGLPRRIERLAGEGLPLTLAVSLHAPDDATRRTIIPTAHAHDVDDVMASLHAWYAATKRRVSIEYTMLRGVNDAPWQADALADRLEGLLSHVNLIPFNVWDGSPQAGSDRATIQAFRTRLEAAGVSVSVRFSRGQDSGAACGQLSWQQRGTATPNATPNASVG from the coding sequence ATGAGCGCCGACGTGCCCCTCCTGCTCGACCTGCCGCTCGACGACCTCCCGGCCGAGGCGGGCCGCGGCTACCGCCGCGACCAGCTCGCCCGCTGGCTGTACGCCCGCGGGGCCGGCGACGTCGACGCCATGACCGACCTCCCCCGCAGCTGGCGCGCGGAGCTCGCCGCGGGGTGGCGGGTCGACCCGTTCGACGGCTTCGAGCGCTTCGCGTCCAGCGATGGGTCGGTCCGCTACCTGTTCACGCTGCCCGACGGCCGCCGCACCGAGGCGGTGTACATGCCCTACGCCCGCCGCACGACGGTCTGCATCAGTTCGATGGTGGGCTGTCCGGCCGGCTGCACCTTCTGTGCGACCGGAGCGCTCGGCTTCGGGCGCAACCTCACGCGCGGCGAGATCGTGGGGCAACTCCTCGCCGTCGCCCGGGCGGAGGGCGTCGAGCCCACCGCCATCCGCAACGTCGTGTTGATGGGGATGGGGGAGGCGTTGTTGAACTACGACGCGGCGGTGTCGGCGATCCGGACGCTGATCGACCCGCGCGGCCTGGACCTGTCCCCGCGCCGCATCACCCTCTCCACCGTCGGCCTGCCCCGCCGCATCGAGCGGTTGGCGGGGGAGGGCCTCCCGCTGACGTTGGCGGTGTCCCTGCACGCGCCCGACGACGCGACCCGCCGCACCATCATCCCGACCGCGCACGCGCACGACGTCGACGACGTCATGGCCTCGCTGCACGCCTGGTACGCCGCCACCAAGCGGCGCGTGTCGATCGAGTACACGATGCTGCGCGGCGTCAACGACGCGCCGTGGCAGGCGGACGCCCTCGCCGACCGGCTCGAGGGGTTGTTGTCGCACGTGAACCTGATCCCCTTCAACGTGTGGGACGGCAGCCCCCAGGCCGGCAGCGACCGCGCGACGATCCAGGCGTTCCGCACCCGCCTCGAGGCGGCGGGCGTGTCGGTGTCGGTGCGCTTCAGTCGCGGGCAGGACAGCGGCGCGGCCTGCGGCCAGTTGTCGTGGCAGCAGCGCGGGACCGCGACGCCGAACGCCACGCCGAACGCGTCCGTGGGGTGA
- a CDS encoding tetratricopeptide repeat protein, giving the protein MLTSLRSRRVAGLRVGALLAALALAGPVQAQDGATDAAPDVAALRTAAEAAGDDPAPWTALGNALLESDPEDAGEAFLEAIALDYRTCDAHFGLGLAETAQGDVEGGLFAFDEVARLCPTRFDGHYNRGVTLARLGRAEAAVAAFQRALEEADPGEASVDDRVAAWRGVATQRARVGDADGAAAAYADARAVRPGDADLIYLHAEALHEAGRGLEALPDLTELAREGAEARVDVLVADVYAAAGRLEYALRGLERGIERAAAAGDDAGEAARWLALGRLQDGVGRREAAAEAYRTAVAIDPTSAEAYTALGRTLLEAGDAAGAASALARAAEIAPGDPAIALVQANALAAQDRHADAVAAARRALASAPDDATEVRLEAQRRVGRSAYALGDLAARDAWRVVTDARPDDGNAWTWAGLAAYADQAYPAAVRALETATNLEPDDRVARRNLAAAYLAVERYAEAENVYALLLEQTPDDAEAAYHLGWARWSLERPDDARDAWANACDLGYGSACDALDDLF; this is encoded by the coding sequence ATGCTTACGTCACTGCGTTCACGACGCGTCGCCGGCCTCCGCGTCGGGGCGCTCCTCGCCGCCCTCGCCCTCGCCGGACCGGTGCAGGCGCAGGACGGCGCGACCGACGCCGCGCCGGACGTCGCCGCCCTGCGCACCGCGGCGGAGGCCGCAGGCGACGACCCGGCGCCGTGGACGGCGCTCGGCAACGCCCTCCTGGAGAGCGACCCGGAGGACGCCGGCGAGGCGTTCCTGGAGGCCATCGCGCTCGACTACCGGACGTGCGACGCCCACTTCGGGCTCGGCCTCGCCGAAACCGCGCAGGGCGACGTCGAGGGGGGCCTGTTCGCCTTCGACGAGGTGGCGCGCCTGTGCCCCACGCGGTTCGACGGGCACTACAACCGCGGGGTCACCCTCGCGCGCCTGGGGCGCGCCGAGGCGGCGGTCGCCGCCTTCCAGCGGGCCCTCGAGGAGGCGGACCCCGGCGAAGCGAGCGTCGACGACCGCGTCGCCGCCTGGCGCGGCGTCGCCACGCAACGCGCCCGCGTCGGCGACGCCGACGGCGCGGCGGCGGCGTACGCCGACGCGCGTGCGGTCCGTCCGGGGGACGCCGACCTGATCTACCTGCACGCCGAAGCGCTGCACGAGGCCGGGCGGGGGCTCGAGGCCCTCCCCGACCTGACGGAGTTGGCGCGCGAGGGGGCGGAGGCGCGGGTCGACGTCCTCGTCGCCGACGTGTACGCCGCGGCGGGGCGCCTCGAGTACGCCCTGCGGGGCCTCGAGCGGGGGATCGAGCGCGCCGCGGCCGCCGGCGACGACGCCGGCGAAGCTGCCCGCTGGCTGGCGCTCGGACGCCTGCAGGACGGCGTCGGGCGCCGCGAAGCCGCCGCGGAGGCGTACCGCACCGCGGTCGCGATCGACCCCACCAGCGCCGAGGCGTACACCGCGCTCGGTCGCACGCTCCTCGAGGCGGGCGACGCGGCGGGCGCCGCGTCGGCGTTGGCGCGCGCCGCGGAGATCGCCCCCGGCGACCCCGCCATCGCGCTCGTGCAGGCGAACGCCCTCGCTGCGCAGGACCGGCACGCCGACGCCGTCGCCGCCGCCCGCCGGGCGCTCGCGAGCGCGCCGGACGACGCGACCGAGGTGCGCCTCGAGGCCCAGCGTCGGGTCGGGCGCAGCGCCTACGCGCTCGGGGACCTGGCGGCGCGCGACGCCTGGCGCGTCGTGACGGACGCCCGCCCCGACGACGGCAACGCCTGGACGTGGGCGGGCCTCGCCGCGTACGCCGACCAGGCGTACCCCGCCGCCGTCCGCGCCCTCGAGACCGCCACCAACCTGGAGCCCGACGACCGCGTCGCGCGCCGCAACCTGGCGGCGGCCTACCTCGCGGTCGAGCGCTACGCCGAGGCGGAGAACGTGTACGCGTTGCTTCTC